A region of Liolophura sinensis isolate JHLJ2023 chromosome 8, CUHK_Ljap_v2, whole genome shotgun sequence DNA encodes the following proteins:
- the LOC135473873 gene encoding uncharacterized protein LOC135473873 gives MGQMRKAKDILCLSKNIASFSDGQASMLDFPDDNMDHLMVRIKPNSGLYLGGTFDFELNLDPYPESSPGVRCVTKIYHPNIDCMEEEDNVCLNILDSGWCQDLHLEDVVHGLLFLLYNPNLGDPLSPLFDSETTYEEYADNVIKSLQGAQIDDFKFDFNFQSESGDGSTTKGDNSDSSPVSEDTACQLVEELKLDEACSSVISPDLGRQISKADHKILVDETNEGLTNICDDNKDVIIYKSQSFKNMIVTPVFTDSLMPEINLMTKVLPTVLNHFLCCLRPNKPECDPPL, from the exons ATGGGGCAGATGAGGAAAGCGAAAGACATTCTCTGTCTTTCCAAAAACATCGCTAGCTTCAGCGATGGACAGGCCAGTATGCTGGATTTTCCCGACGACAACATGGATCACTTAATGGTTCGCATCAAACCAAATAGCGGACTCTACCTAGGGGGAACTTTCGATTTCGAG ctgaACCTAGACCCTTACCCAGAGTCATCCCCAGGGGTTAGGTGTGTCACTAAAATTTACCACCCTAACATTGATTGTATGGAGGAAGAAGATAATGTGTGTTTGAACATCCTGGACTCAGGCTGGTGCCAGGATCTCCACCTGGAGGACGTAGTGCATGGGCTGCTCTTTCTGCTGTACAATCCAAACCTGGGTGACCCACTTAGTCCTCTGTTTGACTCTGAAACAACATACGAGGAATATGCAGACAATGTCATAAAATCTTTGCAGGGAGCACAGATTGATGACTTCAAATTTGACTTCAATTTCCAGTCAGAGTCAGGGGATGGCAGCACaacgaagggagataactctgattCGTCTCCTGTTTCTGAGGACACAGCATGTCAATTAGTGGAAGAGTTGAAGTTAGATGAAGCTTGTTcttcagttatctcccctgatctaGGTAGGCAGATTTCAAAAGCTGATCATAAGATTCTTGTGGATGAAACAAATGAGGGACTGACTAATATTTGTGATGATAATAAAGATGTGATAATTTACAAAAGCCAGTCTTTCAAAAATATGATTGTTACTCCAGTATTCACAGACAGTTTGATGCCAGAGATAAACTTAATGACCAAAGTGTTACCAACTGTTTTAAATCACTTTTTATGTTGTTTAAGGCCAAACAAACCTGAATGTGACCCACCTTTATGA